A stretch of the Chelonia mydas isolate rCheMyd1 chromosome 5, rCheMyd1.pri.v2, whole genome shotgun sequence genome encodes the following:
- the PLIN2 gene encoding perilipin-2 isoform X1, whose protein sequence is MALVAADSQQNVVARVVNLPLVSSTYDMVSSAYVNTKDNHPYLKSVCEIAEKGVKTITAVAMTSAMPVIQKLEPQIAVANSYACIGLDKIEERLPILYQPTDKVVANAKDVVVGAREAVTITVTGAKDTVAHTITGVMDKTKEAVHDSVEMTKSVVNGSINTVLGSRVVQMMSSGVDSALSRSETLVDHYLPLTEEELAKEVTKVEGFEVGIQKPSYYIRLGSLSSKVRTRAYQQALIRIRDAKHKSQETISHLNYTVSLMEYTRKNMNSANQKLHDAQEMLYQSWVEWKKNTGQNDSDESHIAEHIESRTLAIARSLTQQLQTTCLTLVSSIQGLPQNIQDQVHHVGAMAGDVYRNFHSASSFHEVSDNILTTSKGQLKKMKESMDDVMDYLVNNTPLNWLVPDFTITDLSSESDDIPDILGLDEEDQQDFSLTNGPITMEPRAE, encoded by the exons AATGTGGTAGCCAGGGTTGTCAACCTTCCCTTGGTGAGTTCCACCTATGACATGGTGTCCTCTGCTTATGTCAACACAAAAGATAACCATCCCTATCTGAAATCAGTCTGTGAGATAGCTGAGAAAGGAGTGAAGACCATCACTGCAGTGGCCATGACAAGTGCTATGCCTGTcatccagaagctggagccacaAA TTGCAGTTGCCAACAGCTATGCATGTATAGGACTGGACAAAATTGAAGAGAGGCTGCCTATCCTATATCAACCAACTGACAAG GTGGTTGCCAATGCCAAGGATGTAGTTGTTGGTGCAAGAGAGGCTGTAACAATCACTGTGACTGGTGCCAAGGATACTGTTGCCCACACAATTACTGGAGTCATGGATAAGACTAAAGAAGCTGTGCATGACAGTGTGGAAATGACTAAGTCAGTTGTCAATGGCAGCATTAACACTGTACTGGGAAGCCGTGTGGTGCAGATGATGAGCAGTGGGGTGGATAGCGCACTCAGCAGGTCGGAGACTCTTGTAGACCATTATCTTCCACTTACTGAAGAGGAGCTAG caAAAGAAGTTACAAAGGTTGAAGGATTTGAAGTTGGAATTCAAAAGCCAAGCTACTACATTAGACTCGGATCCTTGTCCTCAAAGGTCCGCACCCGTGCCTACCAACAGGCCTTAATCAGGATTAGAGATGCTAAGCACAAAAGCCAAGAGACCATTTCACACCTCAATTACACTGTCAGTTTG ATGGAGTACACCAGAAAGAACATGAATAGTGCCAACCAGAAACTTCATGATGCCCAGGAAATGCTATATCAGTCCTGGGTAGAATGGAAGAAAAACACAGGCCAAAATGATAGTGATGAATCTCACATCGCTGAG CACATTGAGTCACGCACACTAGCTATTGCACGGAGCCTGACTCAGCAGCTTCAGACCACTTGCCTCACCCTGGTGTCAAGCATACAGGGGTTGCCGCAGAACATTCAGGACCAAGTCCATCATGTTGGGGCAATGGCAGGAGACGTCTATAGGAACTTCCACTCTGCTTCATCTTTCCACGAAGTATCAGATAATATTCTCACCACTAGCAAAGGACAGCTAAAGAAAATGAAGGAGTCTATGGATGATGTGATGGATTATCTTGTTAACAACACACCACTCAATTGGCTG GTGCCAGATTTCACTATCACAGACTTGTCTTCAGAATCTGATGATATTCCAGACATTTTGGGTTTGGATGAGGAAGACCAGCAAGATTTTTCACTCACAAATGGCCCTATCACCATGGAACCAAGAGCTGAATAA
- the PLIN2 gene encoding perilipin-2 isoform X2 yields MALVAADSQQNVVARVVNLPLVSSTYDMVSSAYVNTKDNHPYLKSVCEIAEKGVKTITAVAMTSAMPVIQKLEPQIAVANSYACIGLDKIEERLPILYQPTDKVVANAKDVVVGAREAVTITVTGAKDTVAHTITGVMDKTKEAVHDSVEMTKSVVNGSINTVLGSRVVQMMSSGVDSALSRSETLVDHYLPLTEEELAKEVTKVEGFEVGIQKPSYYIRLGSLSSKVRTRAYQQALIRIRDAKHKSQETISHLNYTVSLMEYTRKNMNSANQKLHDAQEMLYQSWVEWKKNTGQNDSDESHIAEHIESRTLAIARSLTQQLQTTCLTLVSSIQGLPQNIQDQVHHVGAMAGDVYRNFHSASSFHEVSDNILTTSKGQLKKMKESMDDVMDYLVNNTPLNWLVGPFYPQLAGSQHTEHKGEGEKIASQDNKQPEHSTD; encoded by the exons AATGTGGTAGCCAGGGTTGTCAACCTTCCCTTGGTGAGTTCCACCTATGACATGGTGTCCTCTGCTTATGTCAACACAAAAGATAACCATCCCTATCTGAAATCAGTCTGTGAGATAGCTGAGAAAGGAGTGAAGACCATCACTGCAGTGGCCATGACAAGTGCTATGCCTGTcatccagaagctggagccacaAA TTGCAGTTGCCAACAGCTATGCATGTATAGGACTGGACAAAATTGAAGAGAGGCTGCCTATCCTATATCAACCAACTGACAAG GTGGTTGCCAATGCCAAGGATGTAGTTGTTGGTGCAAGAGAGGCTGTAACAATCACTGTGACTGGTGCCAAGGATACTGTTGCCCACACAATTACTGGAGTCATGGATAAGACTAAAGAAGCTGTGCATGACAGTGTGGAAATGACTAAGTCAGTTGTCAATGGCAGCATTAACACTGTACTGGGAAGCCGTGTGGTGCAGATGATGAGCAGTGGGGTGGATAGCGCACTCAGCAGGTCGGAGACTCTTGTAGACCATTATCTTCCACTTACTGAAGAGGAGCTAG caAAAGAAGTTACAAAGGTTGAAGGATTTGAAGTTGGAATTCAAAAGCCAAGCTACTACATTAGACTCGGATCCTTGTCCTCAAAGGTCCGCACCCGTGCCTACCAACAGGCCTTAATCAGGATTAGAGATGCTAAGCACAAAAGCCAAGAGACCATTTCACACCTCAATTACACTGTCAGTTTG ATGGAGTACACCAGAAAGAACATGAATAGTGCCAACCAGAAACTTCATGATGCCCAGGAAATGCTATATCAGTCCTGGGTAGAATGGAAGAAAAACACAGGCCAAAATGATAGTGATGAATCTCACATCGCTGAG CACATTGAGTCACGCACACTAGCTATTGCACGGAGCCTGACTCAGCAGCTTCAGACCACTTGCCTCACCCTGGTGTCAAGCATACAGGGGTTGCCGCAGAACATTCAGGACCAAGTCCATCATGTTGGGGCAATGGCAGGAGACGTCTATAGGAACTTCCACTCTGCTTCATCTTTCCACGAAGTATCAGATAATATTCTCACCACTAGCAAAGGACAGCTAAAGAAAATGAAGGAGTCTATGGATGATGTGATGGATTATCTTGTTAACAACACACCACTCAATTGGCTGGTAGGTCCCTTTTACCCACAACTGGCTGGGTCTCAGCATACTGAGCACAAGGGTGAAGGGGAGAAAATTGCCAGCCAGGACAACAAACAGCCTGAACACAGCACAGATTAA